From a region of the Chitinophagales bacterium genome:
- a CDS encoding DUF4920 domain-containing protein produces the protein MKTILAFLISLSIMVSCKREVAPPKYYGQTFDTVQIISVAELMKRMEGQQKVEAVVKGEITESCQAEGCWLNLKNDNGAAVFVDWDRQFNIPKEVEGRQAIAKGFAYIDSTQSPKVIAFKASGVFL, from the coding sequence ATGAAAACGATTCTTGCATTCCTGATTTCACTGAGTATTATGGTTTCCTGTAAAAGGGAGGTTGCGCCACCAAAATATTATGGGCAGACTTTTGACACGGTGCAGATTATTTCCGTTGCAGAGTTGATGAAGAGGATGGAAGGGCAGCAAAAGGTGGAAGCTGTCGTGAAGGGTGAGATAACGGAATCATGCCAGGCTGAAGGTTGCTGGCTGAATCTTAAAAACGACAACGGCGCGGCAGTCTTTGTTGACTGGGACAGGCAGTTCAATATACCTAAAGAAGTTGAAGGGCGGCAGGCAATAGCAAAGGGTTTTGCCTATATAGACTCCACGCAATCACCGAAGGTAATCGCTTTCAAAGCCAGCGGTGTCTTTTTATAA